The genomic window AACGAGCGCCGGCCGACCGGTGCATGGATCACGCCCGCCTTGTCCACCCGCACCTCGATGCGCCCGGCCTTGATCTCTCGAACCACCCGGGCCACATCCATGGTCACCGTGCCCAGCTTGGGGTTGGGCATCAAGCCGCGCGGCCCGAGGATCCGGCCGATCCGGCCGACCAGCGCCATCATCTCCGGCGTGGCCACCACCCGGTCGAACTCGAGAAAGCCCTCCTTCTGCACCCGCTCGACCAGCTCCTCCGCACCGACCACGTCGGCGCCGGCGGACTCCGCCTCTTCCGCCTTGGCCCCGCGGGCGAAGACCGCCACACGCACCTCCTTGCCGGTACCGTGCGGCAGGGCGACCGATCCGCGCACCATCTGATCGGCATGGCGCGGATCGACGCCGAGCTGCACGGCGACATCCACCGACTCGTCGAACGCGACCCGAGGCATCCCGGCGATCAGCGCCACCGCCTCGGCCAGCGAAACCGGCTTGGCGGGCAGCTGCGCCCGTGCCGCCTGCATCCGCTTGCTCAGCCTGGCCATCGCTACGCCTCCATCCCCTCGATCTCCAGCCCCATGGAACGGGCGGTCCCGGCGACGATCCGCATCCCGGCATCCAGATCGTAGCAGTTGAGATCGGGCATCTTGGTGGTGGCGATCTCACGGATCTGGTCGGCGGTCACCTTGCCCACCTTCTTCTTGTTGGGCTCGGCGCTCCCCTTGTCGATACCGGCCGCCTTCTTGAGCAACACCGCCGCCGGCGGCGTCTTGATCACGAAATCGAAGGATTTGTCCTGATAGACGGTGATCACCACCGGCAGGGCGATCCCCTGCTCCATATCCTGCGTCCGGGCGTTGAACGCCTTGCAGAACTCCATGATGTTCACCCCCGCCTGACCCAGGGCCGGGCCGACCGGCGGGGCGGGATTGGCCTTGCCTGCAGGCACCTGCAGCTTGACCAGCTTCTCTACCTTTTTCGCCATAACGCTCTGTTACCCGCTTCGTCCGGCGGATCGCCCATCCTGGCGCTCCACCGTTGTCCGCCCGCCGCAGCAGGCTACCACCCTGCGGTGGTGGCATCCGCCTCCGTGCGGATGGATGCCGCGCGCTCCCCGCGCTACCCCTTGGAGACCTGGCCGAAATCGAGCTCCACCGGAGTGGGACGGCCAAAGATGCTGACGCTGACCACCAGCTTGCCGGTATCTTCGTGCACCTCCTCGACCACACCATTGAACGAGGCGAACGGGCCATCGGTCACCCGCACCTCCTCACCCACCTCGAAGAGCACCTTCATCCGGGGCCGCTCGATCCCCTCCTCGATCTGCTTCTTGAGCGCATCGATCTCACTCTGGGCCATCGGCCGCGGACGGCCGGCGGAGCCGATGAACCCGATGACGTTGCGCGTGCCGTTGACCACGTGCCAGGTCTCATCAGTCATCTCCATCTCGACCAGCACGTAGCCGGGGAAGAACTTCCGCTGCGTGGTGGTCTTCTGGCCATTCTTCAGCTCGACCACATCTTCGCGCGGCACCAGCACCTCGCCGCACTTGTCGGCCAACCCCGACTTGGCGATCCGCTCGCGAATCGCCTCGGCCGCCTTGTCCTCGGCGCCGGAATAGGCCTGAACCGCATACCATCGCATCCTGGACGCCGCCTCCGCCAATCTCAGATCACCTGCCGCACGGCCCAGCCGAGCACGGAATCGACCACCCACAGGAACAGCGCCACCAACAGTACCATCACCACCACCATGGCGGTGG from Zetaproteobacteria bacterium includes these protein-coding regions:
- the nusG gene encoding transcription termination/antitermination protein NusG codes for the protein MRWYAVQAYSGAEDKAAEAIRERIAKSGLADKCGEVLVPREDVVELKNGQKTTTQRKFFPGYVLVEMEMTDETWHVVNGTRNVIGFIGSAGRPRPMAQSEIDALKKQIEEGIERPRMKVLFEVGEEVRVTDGPFASFNGVVEEVHEDTGKLVVSVSIFGRPTPVELDFGQVSKG
- the rplK gene encoding 50S ribosomal protein L11; this encodes MAKKVEKLVKLQVPAGKANPAPPVGPALGQAGVNIMEFCKAFNARTQDMEQGIALPVVITVYQDKSFDFVIKTPPAAVLLKKAAGIDKGSAEPNKKKVGKVTADQIREIATTKMPDLNCYDLDAGMRIVAGTARSMGLEIEGMEA
- a CDS encoding 50S ribosomal protein L1, with the translated sequence MARLSKRMQAARAQLPAKPVSLAEAVALIAGMPRVAFDESVDVAVQLGVDPRHADQMVRGSVALPHGTGKEVRVAVFARGAKAEEAESAGADVVGAEELVERVQKEGFLEFDRVVATPEMMALVGRIGRILGPRGLMPNPKLGTVTMDVARVVREIKAGRIEVRVDKAGVIHAPVGRRSFEAEKLVENVEHLVGELNRMKPAAAKGRYIKGVVLSSTMGPGVRVDPGSI
- the secE gene encoding preprotein translocase subunit SecE; the protein is MMGMADLRKYYREVQVEVRKVVWPDRRETVQATAMVVVMVLLVALFLWVVDSVLGWAVRQVI